The window GTCGGGAACGCGCTCGACCTCGACGCCGACGTCGGGGAGTTCGGGACGGTGCTCGACAGCGGCCTGTTCCACGCCTTCGAGGCCGAGGGACACGCCGCGTACGCCGAGCAGGTCGCCGACATCCTGCGGGCCGGTGGGCGGCTGTTCATCGTCGGGTTCGGCCCGGACGCACCGACGGATTTCGGTCCCGTGCCGATGTCGACGGGGGACGTACGCCAGGCGTTCGCGGACGGGTGGCACGAACTGACCTGTCGCGAGGCCACGTTCGAGACCCGCGCGATGGAGGTGCCGGGGCTGCTCGGGGTGTTCGAGCGAGAGTAGTCCAGCACGATGCCTCGCGGCGAGCACCTGTGGCCGGCCCAGCTAGTCCAGGCCGACCGCCCGCTCGAGATAGGCTCTCGCCAGGGAGAGATCGCGACGGAGTTCGGCGAGCAGTAGCTGCTCGGGCGATCGATTCGGGTCGGTGATATCTGATGTTCGGACCAGAGACGGATAACCAGCAGGTTCGGCCGGCTCGGCGCCGGTCAGGTGCTGCTGGAAGCGGAGGAGGGAACGAAGGAGTGAGTGGACTCGCGGGGATTTGAACCCCGGGCCTTCCCCGTGCCAGGGGGATGATCTACCGCTGATCTACGAGCCCGCGTACTCGTTTCTGAGTCCAGCCGCGGGCATAAACCCATCGTCATCCCACAGCGCGTGACCCGGCGTAGCACGCGGGAGGGACAACGGAAACCGTTTAGTCGCTGAGGAGTCCAGCACGGGTGGGAACAGCACAGCCGCATATCCGACTCGCCGCCCGTTCGGGCGGCTTGGGAGTGCGGAAGTGCAGGCCGACAGCGGCGCTTCGCCGCACCCGGCCACACGCTCGCAGCCCCTCGCGCGGTCGGCGCGCGGGCGACACCGTCCGAGGTGTCCGCCGAGGGGGCACGCGGCTCGTGCGGTTCCAATCACACAGCTACGAGTATACACATGGCACGAATGCATACCCGCCGTCGCGGCTCGTCCGGTTCGGACAAGCCCGCGACCGACGAACCGCCGGAGTGGAGCGACGTGGACGAGGACGCCATCGAGGAGCGCGTCGTCGAACTCGCAGAGCAGGGGCACGACCCGTCCCAGATCGGGATGAAGCTGCGCGACGAGGGCGTCCAGGGCACGCCGATTCCCGACGTCAAACTCGCCACGGGCAAGAAGGTCACCGAAATCCTCGAGGAGCACGACGCCTCCCCCGAGGTCCCGGAGGACCTGTACAACCTGCTCGAGCGCGCCGTGCGCCTGCGCGAGCACATGGACGAGAACCCCGGCGACGCACAGAACAAGCGCGCGCTCCAGAACACGGAGTCGAAGATCCGCCGGCTCGCCAACTACTACCGCGGTGACGAGCTGGACACGGACTTCACGTACACGTACGAGTTCGCGAAGGAACTCACCGAGTAACCCGACCACTCCACCCATGGCCGCTGCCGACCCGTCCGACGGGCACGCCCCCGGTGAGAGCGTCGCCGCCGCCTGCCGCGAAGCCGGCCTCGTCCGGCTCGTGGCGACGAGCGACGGCGACGCGCTCGCCGCGACGGGTGTCCTCGCACGGGCGCTCTCGGCGGTTGGCATCCCGTTCCAGGCCTCCGTCCGGCCGTTCCCTGCCGAGACACTCGGCGACGGCACGGACACGGACGCGACGGTGACCGTCGGTGCGACCGGCGGCGATGTCGCGCTCGACGGCCACCCCGCGAGTCCAGCGGCGTACGCGGCTGCCCGGAAACTCGCGCCCGACGCCGCCGACCCGACGCTCGCGCTCGCGGGCGTGCTGGCGGCCGACGCCGTGCCGGGCGACGACCCGACGACGCTGGCTGAAGATGCACGGGCCGCCGGCTGCGACCGCCGGCCCGGCGTCGGCGTTCCGACCGCGGACCTCGTCGACGGGCTGGCGCACACGACGCTGGCGCACACGCCCGACTCGGGCGACGTGGAGGCGTACCGCGCGGCACTGGCCGAGCGGGACCTCCCGACCGAGTGGACGGTCGAGCCGTCAGACGACGCCACCGCAGCGGGCGACGACCGCGAGGACGCCGGCCGCCGGCTGGCGTCGCTGCTGGCGTTCGACGCCGTCCGGTCCGGCGAGGCGCCGCCGCGGGCGGCCGACGCGGTCGAGCGCGCGCTCCGGCCCCACGCTGGCGCGCACTGCCCGTTCGCGACGGTCGAGGGGTACGCCGACGTACTCGACGCGACGGCACGCCGCGCGCCCGGCACGGGCGTCGCGCTGGCGCTCGGGCACGACGCCCGCGACGCCGCGCTCGACGCGTGGCGCGGCCACGCGAACGACGCCCACAGCGCGGTCCGGGCGGCCGACACCAGTCGGTACGACGGCTGTGTCGCGGTGGTCACGCGGACCGGCCCCGTCGAGACGGTCGCACGACTGGTTCGCGACTTCCGCTCGCTCGAGCCCGCGGTCCTCGTCATCGGTGACGGGGAGGCCGCGGCTGCGGGCGACGGCGTCGACGTGGGCGAGCCGCTGCGGGCGACCGCGGCGGCTGGCGGCCCGTCCGGCGGGCAGGCCTCGCCGGACGGGTCCGACGGTGGCACGAGCCACGCACGCGGCGAGACGGCGTACGCCCGACTGGACACGAGCGACCCGACGGGACTCCTCGACGCGTTCCGGGAGGGACTGGCATGAGCGGGACCGACGCTGCCGGCGACGGCACGGACGGCGTCCGCAAGCGTGCCACTCTCCGGACGCGCCACGACGACCCCACGGTCGTCGCCCGAGCGGTCCGGCCGGACAACACGGACGCGATGGGGACCGCAGTGACCGAGGACCGTGTCGTCACGCGCATCGAGCGCCCGACGACCGGTGGCCTGCGCTCGACCGTCGACGACTACGTGGTCAACCTCCGGGTGGCCGAGCAGGTCGCGGCGACCGCTCGGGGCGAGGCGGCGACGGTGGACCCAGTACGCGAGGCGACAGCATCGGACGGTCCGAACGACAGCGACATCACCACAGACGACACACACGACACATGAGCGAACGAAGCGTTTCCCGACGGAAACAGGAGAAGCGGTGGTACACCGTGCTCGCGCCGGAGCAGTTCGACCGGCAGGAGCTCGGCCGCACCCCCGCCGACGAACCCGAACAGCTCTACGACCGCACCATCGAGACGACCCTCGGTGAACTGGAGAACGACGCCAGCGAGAACAATACGAAGCTGACGTTCCAGATCAACGACGTCGGCTCGGACTCGGCGTACACGGAGTTCATCCGGCACGAGCTCACGCGAGACTACCTGCGCTCGCTGGTCCGCCGTGGCTCATCGAAGATCGCCACCTACGAGACCGTGCTGTCGACGGACGACTACCGCGTCCAGATCCAGCCGGTGGCGTTCACGACCAAGAAGGCCGACCACTCCCAGGAGAAGGCGATCCGCCGGACGATGATCGACCTGACCCGCGAGGCCGCGGAGGACCGGACCTTCGAGGAACTCGTGGATGCGGTCGTCAACGGCCAGCTCTCCTCGGCCATCTACGCCGAGGCCAAGACCATCTACCCGCTCCGCCGGGTCGAGGTCCAGAAGATGACCCTCGAGGCACGCCCCGAGGAGGTCGCCGAGGAGGAGGAGACCGCCGTCGCCGTCGAGGACGACGACGTCGAGGTCTGAACCCGAACGTTTCCGTTCTCTTTTCGCTCCCGCAGTGGCTACTCCGTGACGACGATGGTCCCCTTCATCCCGGCGGCCTCGTGGGGGATGCAGTAGTACTGGTACTCACCGGGGACCTCGAAGGTGTGCGAGTAGGTCTCTCCCGGCTGGATGTTCCCGGCGCCCGGCCACCCGTCCACCGCCTCCTGCTGGGAGTCGGCGCCCCCGGAGGCGAAGTACGTCGCGTCCGCGGGGATGAGGCTCTCGTAGGCCGTGACGCTGTGACCCCGGCTCCCGACGTTCCCCCAGACGACGGTGTCGCCGGCCGATACCTCGTACTCGACGGGCTGGAAGGCGTTGTGGACCATCCCCACGTCGTAGGAGTCGTCGGAGAGCGCCGCGCTCGACCCACAGCCCGCGAGGCCGACCGAGGCGGCGGCACCAGCCGTCGCGAGGAACGTCCGTCGCTTCATCACCTCGCGGTTGGGGTTCGGCGCGCTTAGGCGACGTGGTTCGACCCTCGAATCCGGGGCTCGGCACGAGAGTTCAAGTAGGGTGACGCGACCAGACGGCCCACCGTGCTCCCCGTGCTTCCGCCCATGCCGCCGGCGCCGCGCCAGTTCCCCCTCCGGGCGGCCGTCGACCTCGCCGGCATCCGGTTCCTGCTCGACCCGGCGCTGACGGCGACAGCGCTGGCGTTCGTGGCGGGTGGGGTCCTCCTCGGGACGGTCAGCGGGCTGACGCCGGGGCTGCACGCCAACAACATGGCGCTCCTGCTGGCTTCCGTGGCGCCCGCGGTCCCCGGCCCGCCGCGGCTCGTCGGCGCGGCGCTGCTGGCGACCGGCGTGGTCCACACGTTCCTCGACGTGGTGCCCGCGCTCGCACTCGGCGTGCCGGACCCGGCGATGGCCGCCTCCGCGCTCCCGGGCCATCGGCTCGTCCTCGAGGGGCGGGGCCGGGAGGCACTCCGGCTCTCCGCGCTCGGGAGCGGCCTCGCCGTCCTGCTCGCGGTGCCGCTGGCCATCCCCGTCACGCGGGCGATGGTCGCGGCCTACCCGACGCTCAGTACACACCTACCGCTCGTGCTCGGCGGCGTCGCGGCCGTCCTGGTCCTCACCGAGCGCGACCCGTTCCGGATGCTCGTGGGTGCCGGGTCGTTCCTCGCCAGCAGCGCACTCGGCTGGCTCACCCTCGACATCGACCCCGCCGCGCCGCTCGCCGTCGGCGGCGTCCTCACGCCGCTGTTCGCCGGCCTGTTCGGCGCCCCCGTCCTCGTCGACGCGCTCGGCGGGAGCGGCGTGCCCCCGCAGGGCGACACGACGGTCGCGACCGGGCCACGGACCGTCGCCCGACTCGGCGCCGTCGGCGCGCTCGCCGGCGCCGTCGTCGGCTACGTCCCCGGCGTCTCCAGCGCGGTCGCGGCGACGGTCGCCCTGCTCGCGGTCGGCGGCAGCGGTGCCCGCGGGTTCGTCGTCACGACGAGCGGCGTCAACACCGCCAACTCGATATTCGCCCTGTTCGCGCTCGTCGCGCTCGGCTCCCCGCGGACCGGCGTCCTGGTCGCGCTGGAGGAGGCGAAGACGCCGCTGAACCTGCCGTTGCTCCTGACCGCCGCCGGCCTCGCGGCCGTCGCCGGCTTCTGTCTGGTGCCGGTACTGGGTGACCGGTATCTCGAACGACTCCGTGACGCCGACTACACCCGGCTGTCGGCCGCCGTCCTCGTGGGACTCGCCGCCGTCTCCTTCGTCTTCGCGGGCGTGCTCGGCGTGGGCATCTTCCTCGTCGCGGCGGGGCTGGGACTGGTGCCCGCTCGCCTCGGCGCACGCCGGTCACACCTGATGGGCGTGCTGATGGGGCCGCTCATCGTGGGGGCGTGATTCGCCCCAAAACGAGGAACATCTCAGATATAAGTTCTTCGAGTAGAGTTAGATGGATATCGAGGAACTATTCGAGATATCCTGGGACTAGTCTGCTGCCGTGAGGATATCGTCCCGCATCGCGTGGGCGAGCGCCTCCGCTCGCTCGCGGCTCGGGGCCTCGGCGTACACCCGGATGAGCGGTTCCGTCCCCGATTCCCGGGCCAGCACCCAGGCGTCGCCGAAGTCGAGGCGGTAGCCGTCGATGGTCGTGACCTCGGCGTCCGCCGCGGCGGCGTGGGTCTCGATGGCCTCGAGCATCGCCTCGCGCTCCGCGCCGCCGGAGTGGCCGACGTTCAGGCGGACGTTCTCGTAGCCGTCGAACGGGGCGACCACCTCCCGGACCGTCCGGCGGCCGTCGGCGACGCCCGCGATGTCGCCGTGGCCGGCCAGCAACTCGCAGAAGCGGGCGGCCGTGTAGGCGCCGTCGCGGGCGAGGCGGTAGGGCGGGAAGAGGACGCCCCCGTTCCCCTCGCCGGCGACCGGGACGTGGGTCCCCTCGGCCTGCAGTTCCTCGATGCGCGTGATGATGTGCGTGCTCCCGATGGGCGTGAGTTCGAGGTCCGCGTCGGCCCGGCGGGCGGCCTCGACGAGCCGCTGAGAGACGTTCACGGCGGAGACGGTGGCGTCCCCCGGTTCCAGGTCCGCGGCGGCCAGCGCCGCGAGGGTGGCGTCACCCTCGACGGGGTCGCCGGCGGCGTCGTAGAAGATGGCACGGTCGGCGTCGCCGTCGTGGGCGATGCCGATATCGGCGCCGCGGGCCCGGACGAGACGGCCGAGGTCCGCGAGGTTGTCGGGGACGGGTTCGGGGTCCCGTCCCGGGAAGTGGCCGTCCGGTGTGGCGTTGACCGTGACGACCTCACAGCCGAGTTCGCGGAACAGGTCGGGCGAGGTGAGTGCGCCGGCCCCGTGACCGGGGTCGAGCGCGACCGTCAGGTCGGCGCTGGCGATGGCCTCGCGGTCGACCGCATCGAGGACGCTCTCGACGTACTGCCGCCTGGCGTTCTCGATGCGGTAGCTCCGGCCGGTCTCGTCCCACGAGGCGTGGGCCGGGCCGACAGCGCCGTCGGAACGCATCGCGCGGACGTGGGCCTCGACGCGCTCGAGTTCCGCGCGGTCCAGTTCGATGCCGTCGGCACCGATGAGCTTCACCCCGTTGTACTCGGGCGGATTGTGGCTGGCCGTCACCATCAGGCCCGGCACCCCCTTGTACTCGTCGTACGCCTGCAACCCCGGCGTGGGAACGACGCCGAGTCGGTGGACATCGATGCCGACGCTGGTCAGGCCGGCGGCCGCGGCATCCGCGAACGTCTCGCCAGTCCGGCGGGTGTCGCGGGCGAGGGCGGCCACCGGCCGGTCAGTCCCCGGGTCGTCCTCGCGCCAGACTGCACCGGCGGCGCGCGCGACCCGGCCGACGAACGCGGGCGTCATCAGGTCACCGACCACACCGCGGACCCCGCTGGAACCGAACACCTCCATTCGGGTGGGCGTCCGTCCGGTCGCGTCAAAGGGGTTCCGGACAGCACACCGCCGTCGCTATCCCGTGACGCCCTCGCCCACACCGGGAGCCGGAGCCGCACGGCAACCGCTTTGGGCGTGGCCGTCGGCGTTCGGATATGAGCGACGACGACATCTCCATCGACGAGAAGCGCGTCTACGGCGCGAAGACGGGCACGACGGCCGTGTTCGTCGCCACGGGCGCGGGGCTCGCGCGCGTCGAAATCTCGGACGACCTCGTCGGCGAGTTCGGCCTGGCCCACCGCGGCGGCGTCCACGACGTGGCCGGCGCGGACGGCAACCTCGCGCTCGCGGGCGAGGACGACGTGCGCCTCGGCACCGGCGACACCTTCCGCCCCACCGGGTTCGGCGACGCGACGGCCGTCGGCTGGCACGACGATGCGCTCCACGCCGCGGGCGACGACCGTGTCCTCCGGTTCGACCCCGACGGCGACCCGACCGTCGGCGACATGGATGACCCCGCGCCGGGTTCCTGGACGACCACTGCCGAAGTGGGCGAGGTGCGTGCCATCGTCGACGACATGGTCGCGGGCGCCGAGGGTCTGTTCCGCCTCGACGGCGACCGCCTCGGCCTCGCGGATGTCCGTGACGTGGCGCCCGCGGGCCCGCTTGCCGCGACCGGCGACGGGCTCTACTACCTCGGCAACGGCTGGATGGACGCGCTTGCCGGCGATTTCCGGGCCGTGGCCGCAGCGCCCGACGGCCGCGCCCACGCCGCGACCCCGGACGGGCTGTACGCCCGCTCGCCCGCCAGCGAGGGGTACGACGAGGCCGCCTGGGTCGAGACCGACCTCCCGGTGGCCGGCCACGTCGTCGACGTGGCGTACGGCCCCGAGGCGACCTACGCCGTCACTGCCGAGGGGACCGTCCTGGCGAACGCGGGCGACGGCTGGCGTGACCGCTCGCTCGGCCTCCCCGGCGCGCGGCGGCTGGCCGTCCCCGGCGTCTCGCTGGAGTAATCAGCCGGAAGCGACGGCCGGCCCGTTCCACCACAGGAAGCGCCCGCTCGCCCCATCAGGCGGAGCCGGCGCGTCAGCGCCGTGCGGAGCCACGCCGGCGAGCGGGCGGGGAGGTGTGGGGGTACCCTGCTCGGCTGGAACGACCACGGGCGTCGCTCGACGGGAAACCGTCCCCCTGGCGTCCTCGCGAGCGGAGCGACCGAGGGCTTCGTAGCCAACCTCGCCGCCATCCCCGACCTCGCTGCAAACGCCTGCCGACGGAAACGCTTGTTACCCTGCACGAGGGAGCCGCAGTCATGATAGTCCCAGGGTCCGGGTCGCAGTCGCTCGCGGCGTCGCTGGCCGCCGCCCTCGACGAGCCCCTGGCACCCGTCGAGTTCGAGCGGTTCGCGGACGGCGAGTTGCTGGCGCGGGTCCCCGGGTTCGAGGGGTCCCGAGCCGTGGTGGTGGCGAGCACGGACTCCAGCGACGCCCACGTCGAGTTGCTCCAGTTGCAGGACGCCGTCGCCGACCGGGCCGACGAGGTCGTGACGGTCATCCCGTACATGGGGTACGGCCGACAGGACCGGCGGTTCCGCGATGGCGAGCCGGTCTCGGCACGGGCGATGGCGCGCGCCATCTCCACGGGAACGGACCGCGTCCTCGTGGTCAACCCGCACGAGCCGGACGTCGGCGAGTTCTTCGACGCCCCGTTCACGGCCGTCGACGCGGCCCCGCAGCTCGCGACACCACTTCCCGACGACCTCCGGGAGCCGCTCTTCCTCGCCCCCGACGCGGGCGCGACCGACCTCGCGGCGACAGTCCGGGACGCGTACGGCGCCGGCGAGACCGACCACTTCGAGAAGCATCGCGACCGCGAGACCGGCGCGGTGGAGATGCAGCCCTCGGCGGTCGACGCCGGCGGCCGGGACGTGGTCCTCGTCGACGATATCATCGCCACGGGCGGGACGATGAGCGAGGCCATCGCGCAACTGCACGGGCACGCCGTCGGGCGCGTCTTCGTCACCTGCATCCACCCGATGCTTGCGGCGAGCGCGCGGACGCGGCTCGAGCGCGCGGACATCGAGGCCGTCTACGGCACGGACACGCTGGAGCGCGCGTCCTCGTGTGTGAGTGTCGCACCGGCCGTGGCCGAACACCTCTGAGTCGGCGCCGGCACCGCTACCGGGCCGTCACGACACGCATCCCCACGCAAAGACACGCGTTAAGTGGGTCCGGACCGAACCGTTTGTCATGAGCGAGGCCACCGATCTCGAGGAACTCGAACGCGGCACGGAGCTCGTCAAGCGCGGGTTCGCGAAGATGCAGAAAGGCGGTGTCATCATGGACGTCGTCAACCGTGAGCAGGCCCGCATCGCCGAGGACGTGGGCGCAGTCGCCGTGATGAACCTCGAGGCGGTGCCCGCCGACATCCGCAAGCGCGGCGGCGTCGCGCGGATGGCCGACCCCGCCAGCCTGACGGAGATCATCGATGAGGTCTCCATCCCCGTGATGGGCAAGGCCCGCATCGGCCACACGAAGGAGGCCGAGATTCTCGAGGCCGCCGGCGCGGACATGGTCGACGAGTCCGAGGTCCTCACCCCAGCGGACAACGAGTACCACATCGAGAAGGAGGAGTTCACGGCCCCGTTCGTCTGTGGCGCCCGGAACCTGCAGGAGGCGCTGCGCCGCATCGACGAGGGCGCCGCGATGATCCGCACGAAGGGCGAGGCCGGCACCGGGGACGTGAACCAGGCCGTCACCCACCAGCGCGCCATCAAGTCCGCCATCCGCGAACTGGAGGGCACGACGAAGGAGGAGCGCGAGAAGTGGGCCCGCGAGCACGAGGCACCCGCCGACCTCGTCCACCAGACCGCCGAGATGGGCCGGCTCCCGGTCGTCAACTTCGCGGCCGGCGGCATCGCCACGCCCGCCGACGCCGCGCTGATGATGCACCACGGCTGCGACGGCATCTTCGTCGGCTCCGGCATCTTCGGGGCAGAGAACCCCGAGGCGATGGGCCGCGCGGTCGTCGAGGCCGTCAACAACTGGGACGACCCCGAGCGCCTCGCGGAGATCTCCGCCAACATCGGGAAGGGGATGAAGGGCGATTCCAACGTCGACATGCCCGAGGAGGAGAAGCTGCAGGGTCGCGGCGTGTGACCGAGGCCGGCATCGTCTCCCCACGATAGTACTGACAGCCCGGGCGGCGAACCCACACAAGGCACTTACTGCGAACGCTTACCTCCCCGGACATGTCTCCGATACTTCGTCGGCGACTCCTCGTGACCGTCGGTACTGGAGGAGCGGCGTCCTCAGCTCCGGATGCACCTCACTTGGACAGTCTTCACCCACGGAGACCGCCCGCCCCGACTCGGAACGCCGGGACGACTTCAGATTCGCTAACGAGACTAGCTCGGAGGTCACCCTCCGGATGTCCGTCACCGACGAGGAATCGGGAGAATCGATTATAGAACGCTCGTACGACCTGGCACCCCGCTTCGAGGCGGAACACGTGATAGAGAATACGATTCCGGGACTACGCAACCAGCTCTACGCCTACGATTTCAGCACGGACGCTGGACCGGAGGAAAGCTACGGGTACGCGCCCTATCGGTCCACACAGCTGCGGGTATACGTTCGGGCGACCGGAATAGAGGTCCGGGAGGTCGCATAGCGTCTCGCATACGCGCGCCGAAGGCGCGCGTTTCACTTACCGTCGGAGCAAGCTCCGACGACGTTCGGGCTGTCGCCCTCACCGGCCGGAGTGAGCGGAGCTCTCGTGAGCGAAGCGAACGAGGGCCGTGCCAGAGCTTGCTCTGGCTGAGCGAACGGAGGCCGGCATTTTTCTGAACGTTCTTTGGCGTCATCAGAACGCGTCGTGTTCTGATTGCCCGTGGAATCGCTCAGCGATTCCACGACGCCGAGTGGTACCCGAGCCGTCGAAGAAGCTCGTGTGAAAGAGCCCGTTTCAGTGCTTGTAGTTCGTCGGAATCGTGCTCGAGATGTCGGTGAGGTCGACCGCGGCCTCGGTGTACTGCATCACCTTCTGCATGTCCCCTTCCAGCTCGAAGACCCCGGACATCATCCCGTCGACAGCGCCGATATCGCCGTTGTTGAGGTCGATCCAGTCCGTGTACGCCCCCCGGAGCACGAAGCCGGCGTCGACCTCGTCCGGGTCGTCGACCTCCATCGCCTCGGTGGCCTCGCCGTCCTCCAGTCCGATGAAGAAGTACCGCGTCTCGGGCAGACGGCCGTCGGCCTCGATGACGTAGAGGAAATCACCGTTGAAGTCGACACCCCACCCCGCGCCCGTCTCGGCGTAGCTCTCGCTGGCGTTGACGCGCTCCTTGTACTCCTTCATCCACTCCTCGCTGGGGAAGTCGAACTCCGCTGTCATGGTGCGACGTACCGCACGTGTGGTCCGTGGTTAAACGTTCGGCCCTTCATACGACGTATCATTTAATCCAAAGTCGGACCGAGCGCGCGGTGGACAGTTCGGTCAGGGCAGGTGGGGTCGGTCGGAATCGCCGGAAACCGGCGGAGTAGCCGGTATAAACCGCCGGAGAGCACCCCCGCAACGCTTTATTAGGTGGGGTTTACAAACGCTTGTAGACAGACAGTGACGCACAGCAACGTGTTTGGCCGTGCCGGGGTCGGTGGGAATCCCGGGCGCGGAGCGGACGGCCGGGTGGTGCTCGCGCTCCTCGGGGGACTCCTCGCGGGAGCACTGGCCGTGCTGGTGGCAACGGGCGTCGTCTCCGCACCCGACGGGATGGAGGGAATCCTGACGGCGGGGTCCGGAATGGCCATGAGCAGCGGGACGCAGAGTGCGACAGGGAACCGGAAACGGCGGGCGACGGCGTACGCCGGACTGACCGGCGCGCTGGCGGGAGCTGTGACGACCTACGTCGTCTCGGCGCTCCACCTCCGGTACATGGGAACCATCCTCCAGAGCGGGTCACCGACCCGTGGGATGTTCCTCTTCGGCGTCGTGGCGCTGGCGCTGACGGGCCTCTACACCGTCACCGGGGCGAAGTTCGTCGGCCGTGGTAGCGGGTTCGTCCGCCGGAGCGCGACGACGGGCCTCGCGTTCGGCGCCATCCTCGGCGGCCTGTTCAGTCTCTTCGTCGTGCCAGCGCTCATCGGAAGCACCCCGTCGAGCATCGATCCGGCGCCGACCGGCGTCGTCCTCGGCTGGGCCGTCTTCGGTCTGGTGATGGGAACGACCTACGCCAGCGTCCTCTCGGAGCAGCCGGTGCTCCCGGCGTACGTCCGCCGGAACGGGACCCGGGCCGTCGCGAGTTCACTCGCCGGCGTCTACCTCGGCGGCCTCGCGCTGCTCGTCATCCGCCCGCCGCATCTCCGCTTCGTCGGCACCATCATCGCCAGCGGGACCCAGCAGCGCGGGCTGGTCTTCCTCCTCCTCATCGGCCTGTTGCTGACGCTGACCGTCTCGCGTGTGGCCGGCCTGCGAGCCGAGCAGGCACCGTTCTCGACCGGCGTCTTCGCCGGCATCGGCATGACCGTCTTCGGCCTGTTCGTCGTGCCCGCGCTCGTCAGCGCCATCGGTGGCTGGCCGCTGCAGGTGCCCATCGGCTACTTCCCCATCGCCTTCGGCTACTTCCTGTTCGGGCTCGGAACGGCCGCCGCGTACGGCCTGCTCCGGCGCCGCGAGATCGACCTCGTTACCGACATCCGCAGCACTGCGACCCTGAAGGGACTCCTGGCCGGCGGCACCGTCGGCGGCGTGCTGCTCTACATCCTCGCACAGCCGCACCTCCTCTGGCTGGGCACCATCCTCCGGTCAGGTAGCACCGGGCGCGGCTTCCTCGCGTGGTTCATCGTCTGCCTGCCACTCGCGGTCATCATCGCAGCGGTCCCGGGACGCCGGTTCGAAGCCGGGACGAGCAGCTTCGACGCCGGCACCACGGGACTCATCTACGGCCTCGTGTACGCCATCGTCGCCGGCGCCGCGCTCGTGCCCACGGTCATCGACGGCGTGACCCCGCTCCAGCCGTATCCCGCGCCGTACGTCGGTCTGGGACTGCTCGCGTACGTCGCATTCGGCTTCGTGTTCGCCGCCGTCTACCGTGACAGCCTCCCGCTGGGTGAGCCACAGACCGACTTCGACGCCGTCGGCACCAGCGTCGGCTCGCGCCGCGCCCGTGCCTACCTGTTCGGCTCCGCCTTCGGCGGCCTCGTCGGTGGGCTCACCATCTACCACCTCGGCGGCCCGGTGTACATGCGCTACATCGGCTCGCTGTTCAAGATGGGTGGGAGCTTCGAGATGGCCTGGGTCGCGTGGTTCGTCCTCGCGCTGGTGCTGGGCCTCCTGTTCGTCGCG of the Haloglomus salinum genome contains:
- the glmM gene encoding phosphoglucosamine mutase translates to MEVFGSSGVRGVVGDLMTPAFVGRVARAAGAVWREDDPGTDRPVAALARDTRRTGETFADAAAAGLTSVGIDVHRLGVVPTPGLQAYDEYKGVPGLMVTASHNPPEYNGVKLIGADGIELDRAELERVEAHVRAMRSDGAVGPAHASWDETGRSYRIENARRQYVESVLDAVDREAIASADLTVALDPGHGAGALTSPDLFRELGCEVVTVNATPDGHFPGRDPEPVPDNLADLGRLVRARGADIGIAHDGDADRAIFYDAAGDPVEGDATLAALAAADLEPGDATVSAVNVSQRLVEAARRADADLELTPIGSTHIITRIEELQAEGTHVPVAGEGNGGVLFPPYRLARDGAYTAARFCELLAGHGDIAGVADGRRTVREVVAPFDGYENVRLNVGHSGGAEREAMLEAIETHAAAADAEVTTIDGYRLDFGDAWVLARESGTEPLIRVYAEAPSRERAEALAHAMRDDILTAAD
- a CDS encoding exonuclease RecJ, with product MAAADPSDGHAPGESVAAACREAGLVRLVATSDGDALAATGVLARALSAVGIPFQASVRPFPAETLGDGTDTDATVTVGATGGDVALDGHPASPAAYAAARKLAPDAADPTLALAGVLAADAVPGDDPTTLAEDARAAGCDRRPGVGVPTADLVDGLAHTTLAHTPDSGDVEAYRAALAERDLPTEWTVEPSDDATAAGDDREDAGRRLASLLAFDAVRSGEAPPRAADAVERALRPHAGAHCPFATVEGYADVLDATARRAPGTGVALALGHDARDAALDAWRGHANDAHSAVRAADTSRYDGCVAVVTRTGPVETVARLVRDFRSLEPAVLVIGDGEAAAAGDGVDVGEPLRATAAAGGPSGGQASPDGSDGGTSHARGETAYARLDTSDPTGLLDAFREGLA
- a CDS encoding KEOPS complex subunit Pcc1 codes for the protein MSGTDAAGDGTDGVRKRATLRTRHDDPTVVARAVRPDNTDAMGTAVTEDRVVTRIERPTTGGLRSTVDDYVVNLRVAEQVAATARGEAATVDPVREATASDGPNDSDITTDDTHDT
- a CDS encoding 30S ribosomal protein S3ae, producing MSERSVSRRKQEKRWYTVLAPEQFDRQELGRTPADEPEQLYDRTIETTLGELENDASENNTKLTFQINDVGSDSAYTEFIRHELTRDYLRSLVRRGSSKIATYETVLSTDDYRVQIQPVAFTTKKADHSQEKAIRRTMIDLTREAAEDRTFEELVDAVVNGQLSSAIYAEAKTIYPLRRVEVQKMTLEARPEEVAEEEETAVAVEDDDVEV
- a CDS encoding class I SAM-dependent methyltransferase; translated protein: MPGNTESDGEGPAAWWNERYDSDDMPWDTGAPQSALVDAVAEYGLSGRVLDIGCGTGTHALWAAEQGHPAVGLDISERGIERARDRATDHDLDVRFRVGNALDLDADVGEFGTVLDSGLFHAFEAEGHAAYAEQVADILRAGGRLFIVGFGPDAPTDFGPVPMSTGDVRQAFADGWHELTCREATFETRAMEVPGLLGVFERE
- a CDS encoding plastocyanin/azurin family copper-binding protein, with product MKRRTFLATAGAAASVGLAGCGSSAALSDDSYDVGMVHNAFQPVEYEVSAGDTVVWGNVGSRGHSVTAYESLIPADATYFASGGADSQQEAVDGWPGAGNIQPGETYSHTFEVPGEYQYYCIPHEAAGMKGTIVVTE
- a CDS encoding tripartite tricarboxylate transporter permease, yielding MPPAPRQFPLRAAVDLAGIRFLLDPALTATALAFVAGGVLLGTVSGLTPGLHANNMALLLASVAPAVPGPPRLVGAALLATGVVHTFLDVVPALALGVPDPAMAASALPGHRLVLEGRGREALRLSALGSGLAVLLAVPLAIPVTRAMVAAYPTLSTHLPLVLGGVAAVLVLTERDPFRMLVGAGSFLASSALGWLTLDIDPAAPLAVGGVLTPLFAGLFGAPVLVDALGGSGVPPQGDTTVATGPRTVARLGAVGALAGAVVGYVPGVSSAVAATVALLAVGGSGARGFVVTTSGVNTANSIFALFALVALGSPRTGVLVALEEAKTPLNLPLLLTAAGLAAVAGFCLVPVLGDRYLERLRDADYTRLSAAVLVGLAAVSFVFAGVLGVGIFLVAAGLGLVPARLGARRSHLMGVLMGPLIVGA
- a CDS encoding 30S ribosomal protein S15; translation: MARMHTRRRGSSGSDKPATDEPPEWSDVDEDAIEERVVELAEQGHDPSQIGMKLRDEGVQGTPIPDVKLATGKKVTEILEEHDASPEVPEDLYNLLERAVRLREHMDENPGDAQNKRALQNTESKIRRLANYYRGDELDTDFTYTYEFAKELTE